In a single window of the Chondrocystis sp. NIES-4102 genome:
- a CDS encoding oxygen-independent coproporphyrinogen III oxidase, which yields MIAQQNPTAAYIHIPFCRRRCYYCDFPISVVGDNIGNALIMIEDYIAALIKDIQLTVAEKEPLQTIFFGGGTPSLLSAPQINQLIKAIASRFELVSNPEISLEIDPGTFNQEQLQGYLDIGINRFSLGVQTFDEQLLKVCGRSHTLKDILHSVEIISQLGVANFSLDLITGLPHQTIEHCQASLTNAIAIAPQHLSCYDLVLEPVTAFGKQYQPGKTPLPNDYDTAQMYRLTRDLLTANGYEHYEISNYAKLNYQCQHNRVYWENKPYYGFGMGAASYVAGKRFNRPRTRREYYAWLEAGAQVEVAEVSPTDYLLEGLMLGLRLVEGIDLKKYSENILQKILASIEPYYSQEWIEIIDEDGKLLDLKQDDLINLASRLRLQDPDGFLFSNTILAALFEKFD from the coding sequence TTGATTGCCCAGCAAAACCCTACTGCTGCTTATATTCATATTCCTTTTTGTCGTCGTCGTTGTTATTATTGTGACTTTCCGATCTCGGTTGTTGGAGATAATATAGGAAATGCCTTAATAATGATTGAAGATTATATTGCTGCATTAATTAAGGATATTCAGCTAACAGTAGCCGAAAAAGAACCCTTGCAGACTATCTTTTTTGGAGGAGGAACACCATCTTTATTATCTGCGCCACAAATAAATCAGCTCATTAAAGCGATCGCTAGTCGTTTTGAATTGGTTAGCAACCCTGAAATTTCTTTGGAAATTGATCCTGGAACTTTTAACCAAGAGCAATTACAAGGATATCTGGATATAGGTATAAATAGGTTTAGTTTAGGTGTGCAAACCTTTGATGAACAATTACTTAAAGTCTGTGGCAGATCCCATACATTAAAAGATATCTTACATTCTGTAGAAATTATTTCTCAACTTGGAGTTGCTAATTTTAGTTTAGATTTAATCACAGGTTTACCCCATCAAACTATAGAACATTGTCAAGCCTCCTTAACTAATGCGATCGCCATTGCACCTCAGCATCTTTCTTGCTACGATTTGGTTCTTGAACCTGTTACTGCCTTTGGTAAACAATATCAGCCAGGGAAAACTCCTCTACCTAATGATTACGATACGGCACAAATGTATCGTTTAACTCGTGATTTGCTCACTGCTAATGGATACGAGCATTACGAGATATCTAACTACGCTAAACTTAATTATCAATGTCAGCATAATCGAGTTTATTGGGAAAATAAGCCTTATTATGGTTTTGGTATGGGAGCAGCTAGTTATGTGGCTGGTAAAAGATTTAATCGTCCCCGCACTCGTCGAGAATATTACGCCTGGTTGGAAGCTGGGGCGCAAGTAGAAGTAGCGGAAGTATCTCCAACAGATTATTTATTAGAAGGCTTAATGTTAGGCTTGCGTTTGGTGGAAGGGATAGATTTAAAAAAATATAGTGAAAATATTCTGCAAAAAATTTTAGCCAGTATCGAGCCTTACTATAGTCAAGAATGGATTGAAATTATCGATGAAGATGGCAAACTTCTAGATTTAAAACAGGATGATTTAATTAATTTAGCTAGTAGGTTACGTTTACAAGATCCTGACGGCTTTCTCTTCTCCAACACAATTTTAGCTGCCTTATTTGAAAAATTTGACTGA
- a CDS encoding 8-amino-7-oxononanoate synthase has translation MGIEKKLSRAMFDPSEVVELRQVCFTPGQVFSPGKYIVEELPDVAFTMGLVDKLSPIQGQKGQITPEQSS, from the coding sequence ATGGGCATTGAAAAAAAATTGTCTCGCGCCATGTTCGACCCAAGTGAAGTAGTCGAACTAAGACAGGTTTGTTTCACCCCAGGTCAGGTATTTTCTCCAGGTAAATATATAGTTGAGGAATTACCTGATGTTGCCTTTACAATGGGTTTAGTTGATAAATTATCCCCTATTCAAGGGCAAAAAGGTCAAATTACACCAGAACAATCAAGTTAA
- a CDS encoding plastoquinol--plastocyanin reductase, with the protein MEESFSLKSPSMSRRQLLNFLTGAAVVTTAGIAIYPVGKYFIPPSEVADDGSIFAKDINGNLIPARQILAEPPETRALVAGLAGEPTYLTIKEDGTLHPWGIVDNCTHLGCTFPWNENEAQFQCPCHGSRYDAEGKVVRGPAPLPLKLTHISLQGDYIKISPWTETDPRTGQKPWWV; encoded by the coding sequence ATGGAAGAAAGTTTTTCTCTAAAAAGTCCATCAATGTCGCGTAGACAGTTACTAAACTTTTTGACTGGTGCTGCTGTTGTTACTACTGCGGGTATAGCTATCTATCCTGTGGGTAAATATTTTATTCCGCCTTCAGAAGTTGCAGACGATGGTTCAATCTTTGCCAAAGATATCAATGGTAATTTAATTCCAGCCAGGCAGATTTTGGCAGAACCACCAGAAACTAGGGCTTTAGTCGCAGGATTAGCTGGAGAACCTACATATCTAACTATTAAAGAAGATGGAACGCTACATCCGTGGGGAATTGTCGATAATTGTACTCATTTAGGGTGTACTTTCCCTTGGAATGAAAATGAAGCGCAATTTCAATGTCCTTGTCATGGTTCTCGTTATGATGCAGAAGGGAAAGTAGTACGAGGTCCTGCACCCTTACCTTTAAAACTCACTCACATTAGTTTGCAGGGAGATTATATTAAGATTTCTCCTTGGACAGAAACAGATCCCCGTACAGGGCAAAAACCTTGGTGGGTTTAG
- the gph gene encoding HAD-superfamily hydrolase: MSLKAVLLDFSGVVIDDEEINEAIVAEIMLSENLRLDPEEYAQYCRGKSDRAGLKDILASRGRILPDTYLNRLVITKNQAYRQRIEQLTELPLSPHLSEFLTQLKQEDIAIGMVTGTSRSEVEYILTLAQLLEYFDVIIAGDDLEASKPDPDPYLLAVQKLNLQPSECLAIEDNRVGIEAAKRAKIQVVGISYIYPLHMLQRQANWTVDDFMDIELARVDQVLSSI; this comes from the coding sequence ATGAGCTTAAAAGCAGTCTTGCTAGATTTTAGTGGTGTAGTCATTGATGACGAGGAAATTAATGAAGCGATAGTAGCAGAAATAATGCTCAGTGAAAACTTACGTTTAGATCCTGAGGAGTATGCCCAATATTGTCGTGGAAAGAGCGATCGCGCTGGGTTAAAAGATATTTTAGCTAGTCGAGGTCGTATTTTACCCGATACCTATCTTAATCGGTTAGTCATCACTAAAAATCAAGCCTATCGCCAGAGAATAGAACAATTAACCGAACTACCCCTATCCCCCCATTTATCGGAATTTTTAACCCAATTAAAACAGGAGGATATAGCTATTGGTATGGTTACTGGTACATCTCGTTCGGAGGTGGAGTATATCCTAACCTTAGCTCAACTCTTGGAATATTTTGACGTTATTATAGCTGGTGATGACTTAGAAGCTAGTAAACCAGATCCCGATCCTTATCTATTAGCAGTGCAAAAGCTTAATTTACAACCCTCAGAATGTTTAGCAATTGAGGATAATCGAGTGGGTATTGAAGCAGCAAAAAGAGCCAAGATACAGGTTGTGGGCATTTCTTATATCTACCCTCTCCATATGTTGCAACGTCAAGCTAACTGGACGGTTGATGATTTCATGGATATTGAATTAGCTCGAGTTGATCAAGTATTGTCTAGTATTTAG
- a CDS encoding beta-lactamase domain protein yields the protein MLFRQLIDEDTWTYTYLIADVKTKEAVLVDSVLEQVERDLKLLNELGLKLKYCIETHIHADHITGTGKLREITKCQSIVPENAQAACADRYIKDNETLQLGEIKIKAIATPGHTDSHMAYLINNTHVLTGDALFIRGCGRTDFQSGDAGILYDRVTEKLFTLPEETLVYPAHDYHGQTVSTIGEEKRFNPRFVGKDRASFITFMNNLELPDPKKIMEAVPANERCGKVASAN from the coding sequence ATGCTTTTTCGTCAATTGATAGATGAAGATACTTGGACTTATACCTATTTAATTGCAGACGTTAAAACCAAAGAAGCAGTTTTAGTAGACTCAGTTTTAGAACAAGTAGAAAGGGACTTAAAATTGCTCAACGAATTGGGTTTGAAGCTGAAATATTGTATAGAAACGCATATTCATGCAGATCACATTACAGGTACTGGCAAACTAAGAGAGATAACCAAATGCCAGAGTATTGTCCCAGAAAATGCTCAAGCTGCTTGTGCTGATCGCTACATCAAAGATAATGAAACTCTACAGTTGGGAGAGATTAAAATTAAAGCGATCGCAACTCCAGGTCATACAGATAGCCATATGGCATATTTAATAAATAATACCCATGTGTTAACTGGAGATGCTCTTTTTATCAGAGGTTGTGGACGTACGGATTTTCAAAGTGGAGATGCGGGCATCTTATACGATCGTGTTACAGAAAAACTATTTACCTTACCTGAAGAAACTTTAGTTTATCCAGCACATGATTATCATGGTCAGACAGTCTCAACTATTGGCGAAGAAAAACGTTTTAACCCTCGCTTTGTGGGTAAAGATCGCGCCAGTTTTATTACTTTTATGAATAATCTAGAGTTGCCAGATCCTAAAAAGATTATGGAGGCTGTTCCTGCTAATGAGCGTTGTGGCAAAGTAGCCTCGGCAAATTAA
- the psbA3_4 gene encoding photosystem II D1 protein: MTISLQQRQSNNLWNKFCHWITSTNNRMYIGWFGLLMIPTLLTATTCFIIAFIAAPPVDIDGIREPVAGSLLYGNNIISAAVVPSSNAIGLHFYPMWEAANLDEWLYNGGPYQLIIFHFLIGIFCYMGRQWELSYRLGMRPWICVAYSAPVAAATAVLLVYSIGQGSFSDGMPLGISGTFNFMLVLQAEHNVLMHPLHMFGVAGVFGGALFSAMHGSLVTSSLVRETTETESQNYGYKFGQEEETYNIVAAHGYFGRLIFQYASFNNSRSLHFFLGAWPVIGIWLAAMAVSCFAFNLNGFNFNQSLLDSQGRVVHTWADVINRANLGIEVIHERNVHNFPLDLAAGDSQPIALTANVIHS, from the coding sequence ATGACTATATCTTTGCAACAACGCCAAAGTAATAATCTTTGGAATAAATTTTGTCATTGGATTACTAGCACCAACAACCGTATGTACATAGGTTGGTTTGGATTACTAATGATTCCTACCCTTTTAACAGCAACTACTTGTTTTATCATTGCTTTTATCGCTGCACCACCTGTAGATATAGATGGTATTCGTGAACCTGTTGCAGGCTCATTATTATATGGCAATAACATTATTTCTGCTGCCGTTGTACCTTCTTCTAATGCTATTGGTTTACATTTTTATCCTATGTGGGAAGCTGCTAATTTAGATGAGTGGTTATACAACGGAGGTCCTTATCAGCTAATTATTTTCCATTTTTTAATTGGTATTTTCTGCTATATGGGTCGTCAGTGGGAATTATCATATCGCTTGGGAATGCGTCCTTGGATTTGCGTAGCGTATAGTGCGCCTGTTGCTGCTGCTACTGCCGTGCTATTAGTATATTCCATTGGACAGGGTTCTTTTTCCGATGGTATGCCTTTGGGTATTAGCGGAACATTTAACTTTATGCTGGTATTACAAGCTGAACACAATGTTCTTATGCACCCTTTACATATGTTTGGTGTAGCGGGCGTTTTCGGAGGAGCATTATTTTCTGCAATGCATGGCTCTTTAGTAACTTCTTCCTTAGTACGTGAAACTACTGAAACTGAATCACAAAACTACGGTTACAAATTTGGTCAAGAAGAAGAAACCTATAATATTGTGGCTGCTCACGGTTATTTTGGCAGATTAATTTTTCAATATGCTTCCTTTAATAACTCTCGTTCTTTACACTTCTTCTTAGGTGCTTGGCCAGTAATCGGTATCTGGCTGGCTGCGATGGCTGTGTCTTGTTTTGCCTTCAACCTCAATGGTTTCAATTTTAATCAGTCTCTTTTAGATTCTCAAGGTCGTGTAGTTCATACCTGGGCTGATGTTATAAACCGTGCTAATTTAGGCATTGAAGTTATACACGAACGTAATGTTCATAATTTTCCTTTAGATTTAGCTGCTGGTGATAGTCAACCTATAGCTTTAACAGCTAATGTGATTCACAGTTAA
- a CDS encoding lipoic acid synthetase, giving the protein MVVKPDWLRVKAPQMERVGSVKEILRDLALNTVCEEASCPNIGECFAVGTATFLIMGPACTRACPYCDIDFEKKPQALDPNEPLQLAEAVRRLKLNHVVITSVNRDDLADEGASQFVRCIESVRQVSPKTTIELLIPDLCGNWSALETILAAQPDVLNHNTETIPRLYKRVRPQGNYQRSLELLKRAKAIAPWVYTKSGIMVGLGESDSEIREVITDLQAVDCDILTIGQYLQPSQKHLGVQDFITPQQFKAWQEFGESIGFLQVVSSPLTRSSYHAEQVQALMQLYPRQKP; this is encoded by the coding sequence GTGGTAGTTAAACCAGATTGGTTGCGAGTTAAAGCCCCACAAATGGAACGAGTAGGTAGTGTAAAAGAGATATTGCGTGATTTGGCTCTAAACACTGTCTGCGAAGAAGCATCTTGTCCGAATATTGGGGAATGTTTTGCTGTTGGTACAGCTACCTTTTTAATTATGGGCCCAGCTTGTACTCGTGCTTGTCCTTATTGTGATATTGATTTTGAAAAGAAACCTCAAGCTCTTGATCCAAACGAGCCACTTCAGCTAGCAGAAGCTGTACGCCGTCTAAAACTTAACCATGTGGTTATAACTTCCGTTAATCGTGATGATTTAGCTGATGAGGGTGCATCTCAATTTGTCCGTTGTATTGAATCTGTGCGTCAGGTTTCACCTAAAACTACAATAGAATTACTAATACCTGATCTATGTGGTAATTGGTCGGCATTAGAAACTATTTTGGCTGCTCAACCAGACGTATTAAATCATAATACAGAAACAATACCCAGATTATATAAAAGAGTACGTCCTCAAGGAAACTATCAGCGATCGCTGGAATTATTAAAACGTGCCAAGGCGATCGCTCCCTGGGTATATACAAAATCTGGTATTATGGTGGGCTTAGGGGAAAGTGATAGTGAAATTAGAGAAGTTATTACTGATTTACAAGCTGTAGACTGCGATATTTTAACGATTGGACAGTATTTACAACCTTCTCAAAAGCATTTAGGAGTTCAAGACTTTATTACTCCCCAGCAATTTAAAGCATGGCAAGAATTTGGCGAATCTATTGGTTTTTTACAAGTCGTGTCTAGCCCTCTAACTCGTAGTTCTTATCATGCTGAACAGGTGCAAGCTTTGATGCAGCTTTATCCTAGACAAAAACCGTAA
- the guaB gene encoding IMP dehydrogenase, whose protein sequence is MDISIGRGKKARRAYGFDEIALSPGVRTLDPSLADTTWEIGGITREIPILASAMDGVVDVKMAVLLSQLGAIGVLNLEGVQTRYADPEPILSKIASVGKEEFVGLMQKLYAEPIKPELITKRITEIKNQGAIAAVSLTPAGASKYGKIVAEAGADLLFVQATVVSTDYLPPEGVEPLDLAAFCQEMPMPVVLGNCVTYEVALELMQAGAAAVLVGIGPGAACTSRGVLGVGVPQATATADCAAARDDYQAQTGRYVPVIADGGIVTGGDICKCLACGADAVMIGSPIARAAESPGGEFHWGMATPSPVLPRGTRIKVGTTGTIEEILIGPAKLDDGTHNLLGAIKTSMGTLGAKNLKEMQQVDVVIAPSLLTEGKVYQKAQQLGMGK, encoded by the coding sequence GTGGATATATCAATAGGTCGCGGAAAAAAGGCTCGTAGAGCTTATGGATTTGATGAAATAGCACTGTCCCCTGGAGTGCGAACTTTAGACCCTAGTTTGGCAGATACCACTTGGGAAATTGGCGGTATTACTCGCGAAATTCCTATTTTAGCTAGTGCTATGGATGGTGTAGTTGATGTCAAAATGGCTGTCTTATTATCACAGTTAGGTGCAATTGGAGTTTTGAATCTCGAAGGGGTACAAACCCGTTATGCAGATCCTGAACCAATTCTCAGTAAAATTGCCTCGGTAGGAAAAGAGGAATTTGTAGGTTTAATGCAAAAACTTTATGCAGAGCCGATTAAACCAGAATTAATTACTAAAAGAATTACAGAAATTAAAAACCAAGGCGCGATCGCAGCAGTAAGTTTAACTCCCGCAGGCGCAAGTAAATATGGCAAAATTGTCGCTGAAGCTGGCGCAGATCTGCTTTTTGTCCAAGCAACTGTAGTATCTACAGATTATCTCCCCCCAGAAGGGGTTGAACCCTTGGATTTGGCTGCCTTTTGTCAAGAAATGCCTATGCCAGTAGTTTTAGGTAACTGCGTAACTTATGAAGTGGCATTAGAGTTGATGCAGGCTGGGGCTGCTGCTGTCTTAGTAGGAATTGGGCCAGGTGCTGCCTGTACTTCCCGTGGAGTTCTAGGTGTTGGTGTACCTCAAGCTACGGCTACTGCTGATTGTGCTGCTGCTAGAGATGATTATCAGGCGCAAACAGGTAGATATGTACCAGTTATTGCTGATGGGGGTATAGTTACTGGCGGTGATATCTGTAAATGTCTTGCGTGTGGTGCTGATGCGGTAATGATCGGTTCACCCATTGCTAGGGCTGCTGAATCTCCAGGTGGTGAGTTTCACTGGGGTATGGCAACTCCTAGTCCTGTTTTACCTCGTGGCACTCGCATTAAAGTCGGAACAACAGGCACAATTGAGGAGATCTTAATCGGGCCTGCTAAACTAGATGATGGTACGCATAACCTACTAGGTGCGATCAAAACTAGTATGGGAACTTTAGGGGCGAAAAACCTTAAAGAGATGCAACAGGTTGATGTGGTTATTGCACCTTCTTTATTAACTGAAGGGAAAGTTTATCAAAAGGCTCAACAGCTAGGAATGGGTAAGTAA
- a CDS encoding putative DNA-binding stress protein — MNTIDIGIKEEDRIKIAQGLKNLLADSYTLYLQSHNFHWNVTGPQFRELHLMFEEHYTELATAVDEIAERIRTLDVAAPGTYKSFSELSSIKEVEGVPAAEEMVKILTEGHQQVVKTCREVLSTAQEANDESTASLVSDRMRIHEKTAWMLRALK, encoded by the coding sequence ATGAATACTATTGATATTGGTATTAAAGAAGAAGATAGAATTAAAATTGCACAAGGATTAAAAAACTTGCTAGCAGATTCCTATACTTTATATTTACAGTCTCATAATTTCCATTGGAATGTAACTGGGCCTCAGTTTCGGGAATTACACTTAATGTTTGAGGAACACTACACTGAACTTGCAACTGCGGTTGACGAAATCGCCGAAAGAATTCGCACTTTAGATGTTGCAGCCCCTGGCACGTATAAGTCCTTTTCAGAATTAAGTTCTATTAAAGAAGTTGAAGGTGTGCCTGCTGCTGAAGAGATGGTGAAAATTCTTACAGAAGGTCATCAACAGGTAGTGAAAACTTGTCGTGAAGTTTTAAGTACTGCCCAAGAAGCTAATGACGAATCTACAGCCTCACTAGTTTCAGATAGAATGCGCATTCATGAAAAAACTGCCTGGATGTTGCGAGCTTTGAAATAA
- the trpF gene encoding N-(5'-phosphoribosyl) anthranilate isomerase — protein sequence MRVKICGITQIEQGQEIAALGADSLGFICVERSPRYLKAERIKAIISNLPKSIVTVGVFADHGLSEIIEIVTQANLTAVQLHGAESPEFCQQLRQLLPPDIELIKAFRVKDATSWQTTLIYQDVVDSLLLDAYDPSMLGGTGKTIDWQILKQFQPTIPWMLAGGLTPDNIVAALSYLNPDGIDLSSGVERSPGDKDITKVSLLFEKLKNFD from the coding sequence ATGCGCGTTAAAATTTGCGGTATTACCCAAATAGAGCAGGGTCAGGAAATAGCAGCCCTGGGAGCAGATAGTTTAGGTTTCATCTGTGTAGAGCGATCGCCACGTTATCTTAAGGCAGAGAGAATTAAAGCGATTATTAGTAATTTACCAAAGTCAATAGTTACTGTGGGTGTCTTTGCCGATCATGGTTTGTCAGAAATTATAGAAATAGTAACACAAGCCAATTTAACCGCAGTACAACTTCATGGTGCAGAATCTCCTGAATTTTGCCAACAATTGCGTCAACTATTACCACCTGACATAGAATTAATTAAAGCTTTTCGAGTTAAGGATGCTACATCTTGGCAAACAACCCTAATATATCAAGACGTAGTTGATAGTCTACTTTTAGATGCCTATGATCCTTCTATGCTGGGTGGGACTGGTAAAACTATTGATTGGCAAATACTCAAACAATTTCAACCAACTATACCTTGGATGCTGGCTGGAGGATTAACTCCAGATAATATTGTCGCAGCTTTATCCTATTTAAACCCAGATGGCATTGATTTATCCAGTGGAGTTGAGCGATCGCCTGGAGATAAGGATATAACCAAAGTCAGCCTACTTTTTGAAAAGCTAAAAAACTTTGATTAG
- a CDS encoding putative YeeE/YedE family protein codes for MSQKFIALLSGLLFGLGLSLSQMIDRDRVLSFLDVAGKWDSTLLFVLGGAVGVTLITFRFILRLPQPIFDNKFYLPNKKDIDQRLIIGAAIFGIGWGIAGYCPGPGITALVLGIWNPVLFIIAFIGGSLSYQWYTGKLVKDKSINQQPIKQTIK; via the coding sequence ATGAGCCAGAAATTCATCGCGCTTTTATCAGGGCTATTATTTGGTTTAGGTTTAAGTTTGTCTCAAATGATTGATCGCGATCGCGTGTTAAGCTTTTTAGATGTTGCGGGAAAATGGGACTCAACACTTCTATTTGTTTTAGGGGGTGCTGTTGGGGTTACTTTAATTACTTTTCGTTTTATATTGCGTCTACCTCAGCCAATTTTTGACAACAAGTTTTATCTGCCAAATAAAAAGGATATAGATCAACGTTTAATTATAGGTGCTGCAATATTTGGTATTGGTTGGGGTATAGCAGGATACTGTCCTGGCCCTGGCATTACTGCTTTAGTATTAGGAATTTGGAATCCAGTTTTATTTATAATTGCTTTTATTGGTGGTTCACTTAGCTATCAATGGTATACAGGCAAATTAGTAAAAGATAAATCTATTAACCAGCAGCCAATTAAACAAACAATAAAATAA
- a CDS encoding ArsR family transcriptional regulator → MFNKLTNKSKSQLDNSSDNCGIARLSPAALGLMADFFKVLSEVSRLQIVCSLKNGAKNVSEIVEETGLGQANVSKHLNILTKAAIIAREQKGICVYYQIANPCLFELCDLVCDALSTQFEQQNQQLEMLKTLR, encoded by the coding sequence ATGTTTAATAAACTAACTAACAAATCCAAATCCCAGTTAGATAATTCCTCTGATAACTGTGGAATTGCCAGATTATCACCTGCTGCACTAGGTTTAATGGCTGATTTTTTTAAAGTTCTATCTGAAGTTAGTCGGTTACAAATTGTTTGTAGTTTGAAGAATGGAGCGAAAAATGTTAGTGAAATTGTTGAGGAGACGGGTTTAGGACAAGCCAATGTTTCTAAGCACTTGAATATCCTCACCAAAGCAGCAATTATTGCGCGTGAACAAAAAGGAATTTGCGTTTATTATCAAATCGCTAATCCATGCTTATTTGAATTATGTGATTTAGTGTGTGATGCACTCTCGACTCAATTTGAGCAGCAAAATCAACAATTAGAGATGCTGAAGACTTTACGTTGA
- a CDS encoding FAD-dependent oxidoreductase: MSIFQVRSQLIKKDKNSTQEHQQYQIVIVGGGSAGITTAAQLLKQNSQLQIAIIEPSQYHYYQPGWTLVGGGIAPIEKFTRQQKDVIPRRAKWIQDYVTTFDPKLNTVKLAQGQEIQYEYLVVCPGMQIDWNLIKGLKEALGTGAVTTNYSKEYAPYTWETIKNFQGGTAIFTYPNTPIKCGGAPQKVMYLADDYFKNKSGEGVNSKVMFCSAGTQLFTVPAYNRALEKVIKERQIITKFGHNLIEIKADTKEAIFETITDKGVEQVNIAYDMIHVTPPMSSPDFIKQSPLANDQGWVNVDKYTLQHNHYPNIFALGDASSLPISKTAAAARKQTPVVVQNLLSQMSGQQLKGRYDGYTCCPLITSYHSAIMAEFDYQGKPAPSFPLDPRKERYSMFLAKVYALPWIYWQRMLKGKPFEADIFKPINQLLQKKGDKNYNEQSKDTSSNC, from the coding sequence GTGTCAATATTCCAAGTGCGATCGCAGTTAATTAAGAAAGACAAAAATAGTACTCAAGAGCATCAACAGTATCAAATTGTCATAGTAGGTGGAGGGTCAGCAGGAATCACCACCGCAGCCCAATTATTAAAACAAAATTCGCAGTTACAGATTGCAATCATTGAACCAAGTCAGTATCACTACTATCAACCAGGATGGACATTAGTAGGTGGCGGTATTGCACCGATAGAAAAGTTTACTCGTCAGCAAAAAGATGTCATCCCTCGAAGAGCAAAATGGATTCAAGACTACGTTACTACTTTCGACCCTAAACTTAACACTGTAAAGCTGGCTCAAGGGCAGGAGATACAATACGAATACCTGGTAGTGTGTCCAGGTATGCAAATTGATTGGAACTTAATAAAAGGACTAAAAGAAGCATTAGGTACAGGTGCAGTAACAACTAATTATTCTAAAGAATACGCACCTTATACTTGGGAAACTATTAAAAACTTTCAGGGTGGCACAGCAATTTTTACCTATCCCAATACCCCAATTAAATGCGGTGGCGCACCTCAAAAAGTTATGTATCTGGCAGATGATTATTTCAAAAATAAGAGCGGAGAGGGTGTGAATAGTAAAGTTATGTTTTGCTCTGCGGGAACACAACTGTTTACTGTCCCAGCATACAATAGAGCTTTAGAGAAAGTGATTAAAGAGCGTCAAATTATTACCAAATTTGGTCACAATCTCATAGAAATAAAAGCAGATACCAAAGAAGCGATTTTTGAGACGATAACTGACAAAGGTGTAGAACAAGTCAACATCGCTTACGACATGATTCATGTAACCCCTCCAATGAGTTCGCCTGATTTTATTAAACAAAGCCCTTTAGCTAACGATCAAGGTTGGGTTAATGTAGATAAATACACTCTACAGCATAATCACTATCCTAATATATTTGCTTTAGGAGATGCTTCCTCACTTCCAATTTCTAAAACTGCTGCTGCTGCTCGCAAACAAACACCTGTAGTAGTCCAGAACTTGCTTTCTCAAATGAGTGGTCAACAATTAAAAGGTAGATACGATGGCTATACTTGTTGTCCTTTGATTACAAGTTACCATTCGGCTATTATGGCGGAGTTTGATTACCAAGGGAAGCCAGCCCCATCCTTTCCCCTCGACCCACGTAAAGAACGTTATTCAATGTTTTTGGCTAAGGTTTATGCTTTACCCTGGATTTATTGGCAGAGGATGCTCAAAGGAAAACCTTTTGAAGCTGATATTTTTAAACCAATCAATCAATTATTACAAAAAAAGGGCGATAAAAATTATAATGAACAATCAAAAGATACAAGCAGTAATTGTTAA
- a CDS encoding photosystem I reaction center subunit PsaK: MISTFILAVRSTPATVDWSPSVAIVMIMANLFCIAVGRYAIQNSGKGPRLPLPTPDLWKDFGVPELLATTSLGHILGAGMILGLSNAGIL; the protein is encoded by the coding sequence ATGATATCCACTTTCATTCTTGCAGTCAGGTCAACTCCTGCAACAGTAGATTGGAGTCCTTCAGTAGCTATAGTGATGATCATGGCTAATTTGTTTTGCATCGCTGTTGGTCGTTATGCTATCCAAAATTCAGGCAAAGGGCCACGTTTACCGCTCCCCACACCTGATCTGTGGAAGGACTTTGGAGTTCCTGAATTATTAGCAACTACTAGTTTGGGTCACATTCTGGGAGCAGGTATGATTCTTGGGTTAAGTAACGCTGGCATTTTATAA